In the genome of Methanococcoides burtonii DSM 6242, the window TCCTTTGGTCAACACATGCACTTGTGCTTAACACAAGTAAGATCATTAACATTAAAAGACAATAGGTTATTTTTTTATGCATCCAATTCCTCAGTATTGTGATTTTTTTGCAAGGACCGTTATGTTCGGATGAACATAACGGTAGATAAAGCTTTCTAAATCGATATGGGAATTGGGAATAGAAATAGTTCAATCGGTGGATTGAATATCGTGGCAGGATCGAGTTTATTGGAGCAGTAAAAATACACCATTTTATGGTCATGTGTTTGCTTGATCATAAGCGAAAGAAAAAGGCATTTACAATTACAAGTTTTACCTTACAGCAGATGATTTTAAAATTGAATAAAAGAACCTGTTTGGAGAAGTAAAAAAGAGAAAAGCATATTGATGTGAAATCTAGATGCTAAACCAGCTAAATGTCACAAATTTAACATTGGACTTCAACGATAGAGTTTGATTAAATTAAGAAAATTAACAAACGAATTATATTTAGTCATAAATTATTATGTTCGCTACAAAATGACTTTTTAGGAGTTATATATTTTGTTTTTTAAAATAGCCATCGATCAAACATATTCAAACCAAATTTAAGCCACAAATATTATAACACATGGTATCACTGATTAGAGCCACTCTAATTTAAACATAAAATCTGTTTTACCCAGCGTTGGGTTAGTATCCAATGTTAACTGGAGATTTTAATATTAAGTAGGAAAAAAAAATTGAAGTACGAAATTTAACTAAAATTTTTGGGAAAAAACCCAAGAAAGCACTTTCTCTCATTGAAACCGGATCCTCTAAATATGAAATTTTTGAAAGGACCGGACAAAATGTTGGACTTTACAACGTTAATTTTGATATATATGAAGGCGAAATTTTTGTAATAATGGGTCTTTCCGGCTCAGGAAAATCCACTCTTTTGCGGTGCCTGAACCGCCTTATAGAACCAACTGCCGGACACATAATTCTCGATGGTGAAGATGTGGCCACAGCAAATTCTGAGGAACTGCGAGAGATACGCAGGAAAAAAATGGGCATGGTGTTTCAGAACTTTGCACTCATTCATCACAGAACTGTCCTTGATAACGTTGCATACGGTCTTGAGATACAGGGCATATCAAAAGAAGAGAGAGATGTTAAAGGAAAGGAAGCTATCGAAACAGTTGGCCTTAAAGGCTATGAAAATAGCAAAACATCCCAGCTAAGTGGAGGGATGCAGCAGAGGGTCGGACTTGCAAGGGCCCTTGCAACTGATCCTGACATCCTGCTAATGGATGAAGCCTTCAGTGCTCTTGATCCCCTTATACGAAGCGAGATGCAGGACGAATTGCTCGCACTGGAAGAGAAGATGCAGAAAACGATCGTTTTCGTATCCCATGACCTAGATGAGGCCCTAAAGCTGGGCGACAGGATCATGATCATGCATGATGGAGAGATCGCACAGATCGGCACTGCGGAAAATATCCTTACAAAACCTGCTGATGATTATGTATCTAAGTTCGTAGCAGGTGTGGACAGGACAAAGATCCTCACTGCAGAAACGGTCATGAAACGTGCTGATCCTGTGGTATCAATGAACTCCAGTCCAAAAGTAGCCCTGCAGTTGATGAGAGAACATGGCATATCATCCATATTCGTCGTGAACAGGGAAAAACATCTGAAAGGTATCATTTCAGTTGATGATGCAGTAAGAAAGGTTGGGAAGACCATAAAAGACGTCATGACAAGCGATGTCACAACTACTCACCCAGATACACCTTTGAACGAACTTATACCGATAATCGAAAACAGTTCACCTATTGCAGTTACAAAGGATGATGGAAAACTCCTTGGCGTAATTGTAAGAGGAAGTGTACTTGGTGCACTTGCGATCGAGGAGGTGTGATCAATGGCTATACCAAAATTACCAATTGGAGAAGGTATAGAAAAAGTGGTCAATTGGATCGAAGATGATTTTGGAATATTGCTGGATATATTTAGCGATGTAACAGATTACATAATATCCGGCTTTAATGATACCCTGCTCTTATTTCATCCCATTGTATTTGCATTGATAATTGGTATCGCTGCATATTTCATCGGCAGGAAGGATTTAAAACTTGCTATAGGAAGTACAGTTGGCCTGCTTCTGATAGATAATATGGGACTATGGGTACTATCCATGGAGACCATTTCCCTTGTCATCACATCGGCATCCCTTGCATTGCTTATCGCAATACCATTGGGAATCGTTTCAGCAAAGAATGAATTTGCATACCACATCATCAAACCTCTGCTTGACCTGATGCAAACAATGCCATCGTTTGTTTACCTTATACCTGCAGTCATATTCTTTGGGCTTGGGAATGTTCCGGGACTTGTTGCAACGATTGTTTTTGCAATGCCTCCTGCGATCAGACTTACCACCCTGGGAATTCAGCAGGTGCCTAAGGAACTTACTGAGGTCGCAGACGCATTTGGATCAACACCCTGGCAAAAACTAACCAAGGTGGAACTGCCAACTGCTCTGCCAAGTATAATGGCCGGTGTAAACCAGTGCATCATGCTTTCCCTTTCAATGGTGGTAATAGCTGCCATGATCGGTGCAAGAGGTCTGGGATATCAGGTACTCATCGGAATTCAGAGGGTAGATATAGGCCAGGGATTTGAAGCAGGACTTGGAATTGTGATCATAGCGATCATACTTGACAGGTTCACGCAGCATCTTACACCAAAATGAGATGCACACCTCTTTACTTTTTATTGCGGAACTACCGCATATTACCCCATAAATATAAAAAATTAGTGTTTGTGATATAATGAATGGAAAAATAAAATCGTTATTAATGGTATTGCTAATTGCAATAAGCCTTGTTGGTGCAGGATGTGTCCAGCAGGAAGATGGAACTGATACAGAATCAAAGGAAGTAACTGTAGGATATGTTCTCTGGGACGGCGAAATAGCAAGCACGAATGTGATCGAGCAGGTTCTTGAGAAAAAGGGCTATGATGTTGAGATCATTGCAGTGGATGCAGGGGCCCTTTATCTGGGAGTCGCACAGGGAGATTTCGATTTCACAACATCTGCATGGTTACCCGTGACACAGGAGAACTACTGGAATCAGTATGGAGACCAGTTGGTCAGTGTCAGAAACAACCTTGAGAACTGTCCTCTGGGACTTGTTGTACCAGCATATGTGGAGATAGACTCCATCGCAGAGCTCAACGACAACAAAGAAATGTTTAATGGAGAGATCATTGGTATAGACCCTGGAGCAGGTATCATGCAGAACACCGAAAATGCGATCGAGGCCTATGGTCTGGATTACAAGCTGATATCAAGCAGTACCGCGGGTATGACCGCACAGCTTCGCAAAGCTATCGATGATGAAGAACCCGTTGTTGTTACACTCTGGTCTCCACATTGGTCATTTGGTCGCTGGGATTTGAAGTACCTTGATGATCCAGAGGGAGTATTTGGTCAGGCAGATAATGTAGAGACCCTTGCTCGTACAGGTCTTGAAGAAGATATGCCAGAGGTATATGATGTACTTACAAGATTCCACTGGACCCATGAAGACATACAGTCAGTGATGAGTGATATGGAGAGTGGAATGGCTCCTGAGGATGCAGCAGCAAAATGGATTGAGAACAATTCTGAAAAAGTAAATGAATGGTTGGGAGAAGAATAAATATATATTCTTCTTCATTTCTTTTTTATTTGTGTAATAGACCATTATTCATTACTGATATTGGTCTCTGGTAAAGAATAATATTATTCAACCTAAATTTGACAGTTTCAATCCATTTCCAAAGAGAATGTCTTCTCTTTTGTCATAATTTTTTCATTTTTTAGTCAGGATAGTTCCAATCGGAAAGGATATATTGGTTTTTGACTGTCAAACTTGGGATATATAGATATTGATACGTTTTCTACAGAGCTTTATTTTTTACAATTTTACTTAAAAATAAATATTTTGTTAACGACGTTTACATTAAGTACTAAAAAACTTATACAATAAGTGAAGATCAAGACTTATGCCGTTTCTCTTGACCCAAAACAATATTGCCGAAATACCTTAATTTTTCGGGGTTGAAAAGTCTTGCTAGCTAACTGTATTGATGTCTGAAACTTAAAAATTTCAGCATGCTGATACATCAACAACTTACCAGATCATTTTTTTCATCGATTATCAATTAATAGAACAAATTGGTTACAATGTATGGACTATCTTTAATTATTAAACCCATTTCTAAATTCCATATTTAACCATCCAAAAAACGGTCTTACACTGTTCCTCTCACTGTACTATTTATTTTAAAAGACCTTTTCCTGTTTGAAATGTACCTTATCCATCTCCAAAAAAATTCGTATCAGATGCAGATGCATATCATCGCTACCCACATTTTCATAATACAAGAACATATTATCATCTTTGGGATGATTGCTAGAGGACAAACTGCCACACATAAAGTGGGTAAAGGAAAATCCATGATATTGATCATTAGTTCGCATAATTTCCAGTTCGTGGGTATGTCCACAAAAAACATATTGAATTTTATGTTTTTGTACAAAATCAATCAGGTCTGCGGAATTTGTCAGAGGACACTCGTCAGTACCCAAAATCGAATAATGGGTGATCAACAAAGGCAGATCATATTCTATCTGTTCAATTTCTTTTGAAACAGCATTCAGGATCTCTTTTTCAACATATCCATTATCATTGTATAGTTCATTGGTGTCGATACTGATAATTAATACAGTTTTTCCATTTATCGAAATGGGCTTGATGAAATTTATATCGGTGAAATTCTCATTAACCTTGGTAATTTCCCGGTTTAAAAAAATGTTTTTCTTGCGTGTTTTTATCGTTTCAGAAATAGAGATAATCTCGGAATTATCAATATATTTCCGGAAGAATTCATGAGATCGCATATTTCGTTTGTCATGATTACCCCAGGTGGAGATAACATTTTTACACTTAATGGCCTTTAAAAAACGACCCGCTTCAGCGCACTCATCTTCTAGGCCATCTGTTGTATTGTCCCCGGTATTGATGACGATATCGGCATCAAATGAATTTATCATCTCCAGCAGGATCTTATCGTCTCCATCCCAATGTCGGGGACCGAAATGCAGGTCCGAAATGTGCAAAATATTCATTTAATCCCCCTGTTATAACTGTTATAAATATGGACTAATAGTAAGACATATTCACTTATGCTAATTATGTTCACGTAGATAATAGCCTAATAACCAGTATTTTGAGCCCCATCTATATCCTTTATAAACAAAGAATACCATTGGCGATATTTCAATCATCAATTCTGTTTCTACCAGTACTTGGTTGTGGCGGTAAAAATGATTTAATAAGTCCCCATTATAAATCGGAAAGTTCTTCAAATTTCATTAATACCCCATACAGATAATTGTATGAAGTAGTATTTAGAGTTTTGAAATGGAATGATTAGTATCCCGAAATGTTCCAGATCAGATGCATCTGTTTACACTCCACCAATTTTTAAATAAGTTATTCAAAATTCAGAAACATTTAATAGTCATTAATATCAAACTTTACATTAAAAATTATAAGGTGGGGTCATATGAAATTGAAAGATAGTCTATGGATGATATGTGTTATTGTAGTATTATTGTTATCTTTAACATCTAATGCAAGTGCATCCAGTATGTTCGAAAGTGGTAGCCTGGTAATCATCAATGAAACTGTCGAAGATGATGTTTACATTGCGGGGGACACCCTGATAGTGAATGGGGATGTCCTTGGAGATGTTGTGGCTGCCGGAGGTACTCTGCAGATCACCGGGAACGTTTCCGGGGATCTCATTGTTACTGCAGGTGATGTGACAATTACCGGCATTATCGGCGATGATGTAAGGGTCGCCTGTGGAACATTCGAACTTAGCGGCCAGATAGGTGACGATCTTCTGGTAGCTGCCGGCACAGTGTCCACAACTGAGACTGCAAACATTGGTGGTGATACGACCATAAGAAGTGGCGATGCAGATCTTGGAGGAAACTTCGGAGGTTTACTTGAGGTCTCAGCAGGTTCACTGGTACTTTCCGGTAATGTCGAAGGAGATGCAAAACTGGATTCGGCCGATATAACGATACAACCTGATTCAAGCGTAAAAGGTAATCTGGAATACACTGCTCCCAAAGAAATACCAATACCTACCGGTACTGTAGGGGAAGATATCAAATTTGACAGAGGAGGAGAACGCGGTGACAGGTCCGATGCTGATGGAGTGTTCAAAGGGATAGCCATCATTGGAAAGATCGCATATTATTCCATCCTGTTCGCCCTGGGTGTAATTTCCATTCTGGTCTTCCCACAAAAGACCGAAAAGATCGCAAAGAACATACAGAAAGAACCTTTGAAGAAGATCGCAGTAGGACTGCTGATACTGATAGGCTCATTCATGGGAATAATCGTCCTGTTAATAACCATCATCGGGATCCCAATTGCACTTCTTTTGCTATTGCTGCTAGCCATTGTTCTGATGATAGCAAAGATATACACTGCAATGTGGATCGGAGAGGCATCGTTCGAAAAAGCAGGGTTCAAGTATAACCAATGGACTACACTGGCATTTGGGCTCCTTATAGTACTGATATTAACAGAACTACCATTTATAGGCGGACTCATTGGTCTTCTGGTTACACTGATAGCAATGGGAAGTATGTACTTTGCATTGAAGAATTGATGCAGGGGACGTACTTTTTACTTTTTTACACAATCCGACTTGATCGTGAAAATCAATTTCTACCAGAAAAAGGGCTGTCTGCATAAGCAGACAACATCATCAGACCCTCACTCACAGTCCCCATTGATCACTACCATGATCTCCCTGAAGCTTTCAAGTGATGCTTCAATATTCTCGATGATCTCATTCGCGAGAACATCCGGATCAGGCAGGTTATCTAGGTCAGCCAGACTTGCATCCTTGAGCCAGAATATATCCAGATTCGTTTTGTCCCTTGCCACGATCTCATCATAGGCGAACTTACGGAATCTTCCTTCCGGAGTTTCTTCGCTCCAGCTTTCCTGACGATCGAAGCGGTCTTCAGTATTGTAGCACTGGATAAAGTCTTCCAGATCGGAGAATTTCAGAGGGTTCTTTTTAAGCGTGTGATGTACGTTGGTCCGGTAGTCGTATATCCATACTTCCTTTGTCCACGGCTCTTTAGCTGCGGGTTTTGCTTCAAAGAAAAGCACGTTCGCCTTGACACCATTCGCATAGAAGATGCCTGTGGGCAGGCGAAGGATCGTATGCAGGTCGGTGGTCTCAAGGAGCTTCTTGCGCAATACTTCCCCTGCACCGCCTTCGAAGAGAACATTATCCGGCAGGACCACTGCTGCCTGACCGCCTGCTTTGAGGATGGTGTGGATGTGCTGCACAAAGTTGAGCTGCTTATTACCTGTGGTCACCCAGAAATCCTGTCGGTTGTAGGTGAGGGCTTCTTTTTCAAGCTCTCCTGCATCGTTGGTGAAGGTCATGCTGCTCTTCTTGCCGAATGGTGGATTGGTAAGAATATAATCGTAACGTTCCCCTGAATCAGCTATGAGTGCATCAGAATTGGATATCGAAGGCTCTCCGTCGATCTCCCCGATGTTGTGCAGGAACAAGTTCATCAGTGCCAGCCTTCGAGTTCCAGCAACGATCTCATTGCCACCAAAGGTCTTGTTCTTCAGGAACCGGCTCTGCTCCCGGTCCATCTGATTATGCAATGTAAGGAAGTCATAGGCTGCCAAAAAGAACCCACCTGTACCACAAGCAGGGGTCACCTATTGTCTTCATGGGTTCAGGACGTATGCATTCCACCATCGTCCTGATAAGCGCTCGCGGAGTGAAATACTGCCCGGCTCCGCTTTTGGTATCCTCTGCGTTCTTCTGCAAAAGCCCCTCGTAGATCTCGCCCTTGGTGTCAACACCCATCATCACCCAGCTTTCCTTATCGATCATGTCAATGACCTTGTAAAGCATGGCAGGATCGCTGACCTTGTTCTGTGCCTTGAGGAATATCTGCCCCATCATCCCCGGCTTTTTCGCCAGCTCCTCCAGCAGCATCTTGTAATGAGTGTCAAGCTCAGCCCCACGCTTTTGCTTCAACACGTCCCACCTGTATTCCTCAGGTATCCCGATATCC includes:
- a CDS encoding metallophosphoesterase family protein produces the protein MNILHISDLHFGPRHWDGDDKILLEMINSFDADIVINTGDNTTDGLEDECAEAGRFLKAIKCKNVISTWGNHDKRNMRSHEFFRKYIDNSEIISISETIKTRKKNIFLNREITKVNENFTDINFIKPISINGKTVLIISIDTNELYNDNGYVEKEILNAVSKEIEQIEYDLPLLITHYSILGTDECPLTNSADLIDFVQKHKIQYVFCGHTHELEIMRTNDQYHGFSFTHFMCGSLSSSNHPKDDNMFLYYENVGSDDMHLHLIRIFLEMDKVHFKQEKVF
- a CDS encoding glycine betaine ABC transporter substrate-binding protein, producing the protein MNGKIKSLLMVLLIAISLVGAGCVQQEDGTDTESKEVTVGYVLWDGEIASTNVIEQVLEKKGYDVEIIAVDAGALYLGVAQGDFDFTTSAWLPVTQENYWNQYGDQLVSVRNNLENCPLGLVVPAYVEIDSIAELNDNKEMFNGEIIGIDPGAGIMQNTENAIEAYGLDYKLISSSTAGMTAQLRKAIDDEEPVVVTLWSPHWSFGRWDLKYLDDPEGVFGQADNVETLARTGLEEDMPEVYDVLTRFHWTHEDIQSVMSDMESGMAPEDAAAKWIENNSEKVNEWLGEE
- a CDS encoding quaternary amine ABC transporter ATP-binding protein, encoding MFERTGQNVGLYNVNFDIYEGEIFVIMGLSGSGKSTLLRCLNRLIEPTAGHIILDGEDVATANSEELREIRRKKMGMVFQNFALIHHRTVLDNVAYGLEIQGISKEERDVKGKEAIETVGLKGYENSKTSQLSGGMQQRVGLARALATDPDILLMDEAFSALDPLIRSEMQDELLALEEKMQKTIVFVSHDLDEALKLGDRIMIMHDGEIAQIGTAENILTKPADDYVSKFVAGVDRTKILTAETVMKRADPVVSMNSSPKVALQLMREHGISSIFVVNREKHLKGIISVDDAVRKVGKTIKDVMTSDVTTTHPDTPLNELIPIIENSSPIAVTKDDGKLLGVIVRGSVLGALAIEEV
- a CDS encoding ABC transporter permease, which encodes MAIPKLPIGEGIEKVVNWIEDDFGILLDIFSDVTDYIISGFNDTLLLFHPIVFALIIGIAAYFIGRKDLKLAIGSTVGLLLIDNMGLWVLSMETISLVITSASLALLIAIPLGIVSAKNEFAYHIIKPLLDLMQTMPSFVYLIPAVIFFGLGNVPGLVATIVFAMPPAIRLTTLGIQQVPKELTEVADAFGSTPWQKLTKVELPTALPSIMAGVNQCIMLSLSMVVIAAMIGARGLGYQVLIGIQRVDIGQGFEAGLGIVIIAIILDRFTQHLTPK